In the genome of Pseudosulfitobacter sp. DSM 107133, the window GCGCTAAACAGCGCGGCCAACCGATCCTTGCCGATATTTTTGGCGTGGTGCATCAGGCCTCCCCGCCAGCGGGGAAATCCGTAGCCGTGAATCATTACTAGGTCGATGTCTTGCGGTTTTTCTGCGACGCCTTCGTCAAGGATATCGCAGGCTTCCGCCACCATTGCGAGCAAGAGCCTTTCTACGATTTCGTCAGCTGAGAACTCCCGGCGAGTGAAGTTCATTTCTTCTGAGACACGGAGTATTTCGCTAGCGACCAGCTCCGAAGGTGAGGGTTTGCCGTCCGGCCCATAGTCGTACCATCCGGCGCCCGATTTGCGTCCTAGGCGTTTGTGCTTTTCGACCAGCCGCTCGACCAAGGGCATGTGACCACAGCAGTTCCCTTCTGCAGCGGCCTTGCGACGGATATTCGCGTAGGCGATGTCCAGCCCCGACATGTCCTGTGCAGCATATGGACCCATCGCCATACCGAATCCGCGCATAGCCGCGTCGATCTCGTCGACAATAGCCCCCTTCACCAGAAGGCGATTAGCGGCGTGACGGTAGCTAGACAAAATTCGGTTTCCGATGAAGCCATCGCAAACACCAGACAGTACCGGGATTTTACCAAGCCTGCGCGCCAGCACAAATGCTGCACCTAATGTATCGTCTGACGTTCGGTCGCTCCTGACGACTTCCAGAAGCTTCATAATATGCGCAGGACTGAAGAAATGAATCCCTACAAAGCGTGCTGGGTGCTTCAACCCATCAGAAAGCCGATTTACATCGAGATAGGATGTGTTTGTGGCAATAATCGTCTCGGGCGGCAGAGCACCTTCGAGTTCGGTCAAGATCGCGCTCTTGACCGCAAAATCCTCGAAGGCCGCCTCGATTGCTAGATCGGTTGGTGGCAGAGCGTCATAGCCTGAGACCGTAACCAGCCGGTCCTCAACCGCCTTTCCCGCATCGGGGGACAGAATGCCGCGACTGATACCCTGATCAATCAGCTTTTGCAGGTTTTCTCTGGCCCACTCTGCGGACGAGGCACTGCGTTCGACGACAGTCACCGAGATCCCTGCGGTCGCTAGCGTGTACGCAATAGCTGCTCCCATATTACCACCACCGACCACGATGGCGGTTTCAGCATCTCGGGAAGGTCGGGGGTAGGTGCGCCCCTTGTTGGTTGCGGTACGCTCGGTGAAGAAAACGTGCCTAAGGGCCCGCGCCTGATCCGAGGCACGAAGGTCCAAAAACGCAGCGCGCTCGCTGGCCAGTGCGTCGTGCAGCGGCGTCATCGCGCTGGCCGCGACCAGGTCCACCGCAACATGCGGGGCATTCTGGCCAGGCATACGCCGCGCTACCTGCGCGCGGGCGACTTCCGCTGCGAAGTGGTTTGGCATTGGTGAAGGAAGATTGTCGGGTGCCTGTGCCGCCTCTAGAACAGCGTCATCGAGAGCTATGGCCGCGCCAAGCGGGTCATCGGCTAGCAGCTGGATCAGTCCTATTTTCAGTGCCTGCTCGGCGGAAACAGCCTTCCCGGTGACGATCATGTCAAGCGCAGCTTCAATACCGATAAGTCGCGGCAGTCTTTGGGTTCCCCCTGCGCCAGGCACGATCCCCAAGTTTACCTCTGGCAGGCCCAGTTTGGTAGAAGTTGAGGCGATGCGATAGCAGCAAGCCAGAGCAATCTCTAGTCCCCCACCAAGCGCAGCCCCGTTGATGGCTGCGATAGTCGGAATCGGAAGGTGCGCAAGTTGCAACAGCACGTCATTTAGTTGTGGATCAACAGGCAACTGTCCGAATTCCTTCGCATCCGCGCCCGCGACGAACGTCGTTCCTGCGCCGGTGATAATCAGCCTGGTAGCGCCAGTTTCGAGGACTTGGAAGATACATTGTTGTATTCCAGCCCGAACCTCCGCGTTGATTAGGTTAAGCGGCGAATTGTCTATGGTCAGAATTGCTGCGCCATTTGAGAAGCTTAATTCAACAGGCATGGGCATCCTCACAGCACTGGCGCTCGATTGCGCGAGATAAATTTGGTATTGAGATAGCCTTCGAAGGTTTCTGTCCCGCCTTCAGTCCCATAGCCGCTGTCTCTTACGCCGCCAAACGGAGTCTCGGGCAGAGCCAGGCCGAACTGGTTGATGCTTACCATACCTGCCTGCAAACCCGCAGCTGCTTTATCTGCACGCTCCAACGAATTGGTAAAGACATAGGACGCCAGCCCGAAGGGTAGCCCGTTGGCCCGCGACAGTCCGTCCTCTATTTCACGAAAAGACGAGACGACAGCAATCGGGCCGAAGGGTTCTTCGCGCATCAAGTCGATGTCGTCGTTGGGCGTATCGACGACTGTCGGGGCATAGAAGTTACCATGATTCCCAACCCTTTTGCCTCCCGTCAACACCCGTGCACCGTTTTCGCGGGCATCCTCGACGAGCTTTTCCATCGCATTCACGCGTCCGCGATGACACAATGGCCCCATCTGTGTGCCCTCGGTTAAACCATCGCCCACCTTTACGCTCTCAAATGCTGAAACTAGCTCGGACAGAAATCGGTCGTAGATGCCTTGTTGTACGTAAAACCGGGTTGGGGCGATGCACACCTGGCCTGCATTGCGCAGCTTGTTGCCCGCCAAGGCGCGCGCCGCGGCCGTGGCATCGGCGTCGTCGAACACCAATACGGGCGCGTGACCGCCGAGTTCCATCGTCGCCCGCTTCATGTGGCGGCCAGCCAATTCTGCCAGATGCTTGCCCACCTCGACCGAACCGGTGAAGGTGATCTTGCGCACCTCGGGGCGCGCAATAAGAGTTTCCGAAATGAAGGCCGCATTACCCCAGACAAGGTTCAGACAGCCTTCGGGCAAGCCTGCATCCAGCAGATAGCGCGCAATTGCCATGCAGCCCGCCGGAGCCTCTGCCGGGGCTTTCAAGATCATCGTGCAACCTGACGCAAGCGCCGCCGCGACCTTGCGTACCGCTTGGCTCAGCGGAAAATTCCAAGGCGTGATGGCAAGGCAGACGCCTATCGGTTCGCGCACGACAAGCTGCTGTACCCCCGGGCTGCGCGATGGAATGATGCGCCCATAAATGCGCCGACATTCCTCGGCGTGCCAGTCGACGTGGTCAGCTGAGGCGCGGACCTCAGCCAAGGCCTCAGCCAGCGGCTTGCCTTCATCGAGAGTGATCCAGCCAGCGATCAGTCTGTCATTTTGGCGCAGCAGGTCGGCAAACCGTCGCAAAATTGCACTTCGTTCCATGGGAGAGCTGTTTTTCCATCGGCGAAAAGCTGATTCGGCCGAGTGAACCGCATGGTCCAGATCTGCGGCGCTAGCCTGCGGAATCTGTCCGATAGTTTGCCCGTTTGCAGGGTTTATGACTGCACGATCCTCCGGCGTGGGAGAAGCGATCCAGTCCCGTCCGATGAGGTGCTGGATGGTCGGATAATTCATTTCTTTCATGGCGTTATGCCCTCGCTCAGTTGTGTCATCCGCAGGATCCGGCACGAAGGGGACCAGATGGACGACTTTAGTTTTCCGCATAGCGGAAAAGTTTACCACAGTATTGACGCGGACGTTATCGATCGTTTAGATGTGTTTCAAGACGCATAATTCTTCCCGAGGAGGGATGTCGTGAGACCAAGGAAAGACCGCACCAAGGACGCCGAGAGACAGGACCGCGATTTTGTCACGGCGTTGGCGCGCGGCTTGGAGCTGTTGCGGGCCTTTCGGCGGGAAGGGGAAGCTCTGGGGAATGGTGAGTTGGCCGAGCGCACTGGCCTGAGCAGATCGACGGTCTCAAGGCTGGCCTATACACTGAACAAGCTGGAATACCTCAGCTACGATCCGGATACAGCACGCTATCGACTGGCCCCTCCAGTGCTTTCGCTGGGTTTCTCCTGCCTTGCAGGGATTCCGCTGCGGCAACTCGCAAAGCCCTTTATGCAGGAATTAGCCGATTACACAGGTATGCCGGCGGCCATGGCCAGTCGTGACCGACTATCGATGGTCTATCTAGAGCGGTGCAAGGGCACCAACGCCGTCACGCTGGCGATTGAGGTTGGTGCCCATATTAAACTGGCCACTACCGCGGTTGGTCGCGCCTGCATAGCGGCACACGGCCCGGATGAGCAGGCCAGAATTCTGGCCCTTGTGGAGGAACATGAGGGTGACAACTGGCCGAATGTGCAGCCCGGAATCGAAGCAGCTATCGAAGACTACCAACAGTACGGTTATTGCACGTCCTTCACGGAGTGGAAGCGTGATGTGAACGCAGTAGCAGTGCCCTTCGTGCCGACGGACGGCTCACCCATCATTGCCTTCAACTGCGGCGGTCCTTCGCAAACCCTTACGCGCGATTGGATCGAAAGCGACGTCGCGCACCGCCTTGTCGATCTTGTCCGCCGCGTTGCAGCGGTCGCACCCTGAACAATAGAGAGCATAATGGCCCTTGATACAGATACCCTTTCCCAGTTTCTCGACGCGCTCGACCGCTTCGTGAAAGAGCGACTAATCCCTTACGAGGATCGCGTCGCCGATGAAGATGTGATTCCGCCTATGCTGGTCGATGAAATCCGCACGATGGGCCTTTTCGGCATGTCGATCCCGGAGGATTTCGGCGGGCTTGGCTTGTCGATGATAGAGGAAGTGCAAGCCGCTTTCGTTCTTGGCCAGGCTTCGCCTGCGTTCCGGTCGCTAGTTGGCACAAACAACGGGATCGGCTCGCAGGGAATCATCATCGATGGAACCGACGAGCAGAAGGCGAAGTATCTACCAGCTCTCGCCTCCGGAGATATGATCGCATCCTTCGCCCTAACCGAGCCAGATGCTGGTTCGGATGCTGGCGGTCTGCGCACCACTGCGCGGCGTGATGGAAACGATTTCCTACTGAACGGCACGAAGCGCTACATTACCAATGCGCCGCGTGCCGATCTATTCACGGTTTTTGCCCGGACCAGTCCAGAGGTGAAAGGTTCTGCCGGCGTAAGCGCTTTTCTCGTCGAGGCAGGGACGCCGGGCATAACGCTTGGCCAGCCTGACAGGAAGATGGGGCAGAAGGGTTCGCACACATGCGACGTCATCCTTGACAATGTCCGCGTGCCTGCCTCGAACATCATCGGCGGGCCGGACCGTCTGAACAAGGGCTTCAAAACGGCAATGAAAGTCCTTGATCGGGGCCGACTGCATATTTCTGCCGTCTGTGTGGGCGCCGCCGAACGGCTGATCCGTGACAGCCTATCCTATGCGATTGAACGCAAACAATTCGGTGAACCCATCGCTGAAAAGCAACTGATCCAAGCCATGCTGGCTGACAGTCGCGCCGAGGCCTTCGCAGCGCGTTGCATGATCGAAGAAACAGCACGCCGCAAGGACGCTGGTCAGAACGTGTCGACTGATGCTGCCTGCTGCAAGATGTTTGCCAGTGAGATGGTAGGTCGAGTGGCCGATCGCGCAGTGCAAATCCACGGCGGTGCAGGATACATGGCCGAATATGCGGTCGAGCGCTTCTATCGCGATGTGCGTCTCTTCCGCATCTACGAGGGGACAACCCAGATTCAGCAAATACTGATCGCGCGGAATATGATCCGCACTGCAGCAGCTTAACAGGAGCGAAGACAAACTATGGACTTCAATTTCCTTTCCACCCCGAGGATCGTCTGCGAGAGCGGTGGGCTTGGCCGGATCGGCAGCCTGATGCAAGATTTGTCTTGCACCCGTGCGCTGGTCGTGACGGACCCGGGCATATTGGCCTGTGGTTTTGCGGACGAGGCAGCCGCCTCACTTAGGGCTGCTGGCATCGAGGTTGAGATTTTTCATAAAGTCAAAGCGGACCCCCCGATCGCTGTCGTCGAGGCCGCGGTAGAGGTCGCGCGGGCCTTTGGTGCTGACGGAATCATCGGACTTGGCGGCGGCAGTTCACTGGACACTGCCAAGGTCATCGCAGCGGCGGTAGCCAACGATCAACCGATTACGGACATGATCGGGATCAATCAGGTCACCGATAAACGCTTGCCACTGATTCAGGTGCCAACCACGGCAGGGACCGGATCAGAGGTAACATGGGTGTCCGTGCTGACTTCGGAAAGCCACGAAAAAAAAGCGGTATATGCACCGCAGCTTCTGCCTGACGTTGCCTTGCTAGATGCAAAGCTAACATTGGGAATGCCTCGTCACATCACAGCGGCCACGGCGTTAGACGCAATGGTTCACGCCATTGAGGCAGTAACCAGTCGCACCAGAAAGAATCCCATTTCCGATGGAATGGCGGACAAAGCGCTGGTGCTTCTCGGTCAGAACTTACCAATCGTCATGGAAACGCCTTCGGACCTGTCAGCGCGAGAGGCCATGCTGTTGGGGGCGACACTGGCTGGGATGGCCTTCATTAATGCCAGCGTGGGGGCGATTCATGCCTTGTCATACCCACTGGGAACAGGTTTCAAGGTTCCTCACGGGCACGCAAACGCTCTGGTCGCAGGACCAGTGATGAGGTTCAACATGCCCGTTGCAGAAGCTGAATATGCTCGTCTATCGCGGTTACTACTGCCCTCGCGGCCTTTTAACTCTGATGCGGCTGCGGCCCATGGCCTGATCGACGAGATGGAACGGATGCTAGTCGAAAGCGGACTTGAGTCTCGACTTTCTGGTGTCGGAGTGACCGAGGCAGCCATTCCCGGAATGGCTAATGAGGTCGTGACCGGTATCACGCGATTGCTGGAGACCAACCCGCGCGACATGACAGCCGAAGATGTGTCGCGCCTCTATCAGGAGGCGCTTTGATGGCTGGCTCATTGGACGGGATCAAGGTGGTCGACCTCAGCCGCGTGCTGGGCGGGCCTTACTGCACCCAAATGCTTGCGGATCATGGCGCTGAGGTCATCAAGGTGGAGCCGCCTCTGGGCGACGAGACCCGCAGTTGGGGCCCGCCTTTCAATGATGAACTCAGCGCCTATTTCTCTGGCGCCAACCGCAACAAGCGGTCCATCGCTATCGATCTGCAGCAACCGGAAGGGCGCGACCTGATATTGCGGTTTCTTCAGGATGCAGATGTTTTAGTTCACAATTTTAAGTCTGGTACTCTTGAAAAATGGGGGCTTGGTTATGATGATGTTCTCAGGGCACGTTTTCCTAGACTGGTACTCTGCCACGTGACTGGATTTGGTTCCGATGGCCCACTTGGCGGTTTTCCCGGCTATGACGCCGTGGTACAAGCTATGACGGGCCTCATGAGCATCAACGGCAATCCCTCCGAAGGCCCGACACGCATGGGTACGCCCATCGTGGACATCGGCACCGGTCTGATCGCCTGTAACGCTATTCTCGCCGCACTTTTGGAACGGGGCCGGTCCGGATTGGGCCAAGCCATCGAAGTGCCGCTATATGATTGCGCGATCAGCATGATGCATCCCCAAGCGGCTAATTCCCTCATGTCCGGACAGATACCAATGGCGACCGGCAATGGGCATCCAAATATCGTACCATACGACATGTTCGAAACAAGTAATGGCAAACTCTATCTGGCTATCGGTAACAATGGTCAGTTCGCAAAACTCTGTGACGTGCTTGGCCTACCTGAGGTGCCCTGCGATCCACGATTTGCCGACAATGCCGCGCGTCTTGCGCATCGGTCAGAGATGACAGAGGTCTTGTCAGAGTGCCTGGTGCAACATGACGCCTTCAAACTTGAGCCGGTGCTTTTGAAAGCTGGGATTCCCGCCGGAGTCGTTCGGAATGTGAATGAAGCGTTGGAGCATCCACACACCCGACATCGCGGAATGGTGGTATCAGTTGGCACCTACCGCGGCACCGGCGTGCCAGCACGCTTGTCGCGTACCCCCGGAGCGGTTCGCGCGGCACCGCCTCGCTTCGGGCAGCATAGTAGGCAGTTGCTTAGCGAGGCTGGACTGACAGAAGCTGAAATCGATAGATTGACTCAAGCGGATATCGTTCGAGAAGAACCGCGGATGCGCGAGACGACCTAAGCCGAAATTTCAGCTCAAGCGGACGATCGTGAAAAAGTTCAGGGAGGCCAAGATGGAAAGATTGCTCATATCACCGGACCGGATACCCGAATGGATTCCCGGCACGACTACGTTGGACAGTTCCGGGTGCAACTGGAACGGCATTACCCTGAAGGGCTATCGTTATGAGCGACAAGACGCGGCAATTCCCCCCATGCGCGACTATATGATTGTTGCATATGATGGCGCGCCAACCACTATGCGCCGCACGAGTGGCGGCCCATGGCAAAGCGCGCGCGTAGAGAAAGGTAGGATTTCCTTGCTCACGCGTGCAGAGGAATCCACTTGGAGTTGGTCCGAGCCTATCACGGTTAGACACGTCTATCTCAATCACAGCGAACTCGAAAACACGGCCCTTTCGGTCTTTGATCGTGACCCGAAGTCCATTGAGATCAATGATTGGCTATCTGCGAAGGACCCCTGTATCCTGAACTGCATCCAATTGCTAGAGAATGAGCTAAAGAACGGTGGAATCGGCCAGAGATTGATCATCGACGCCCTGCGCAGCCAGATCGCCGTTCACCTTCTGCGTCAGTACGCCAAGGTCTCTTTGACCAGCGACGCAAACTCGAACTTCAGCCCTGCTCAAAGGCAGAGAATCATCGATCTCGTTGAAAGCTGCTTAGGTGAAAACCTCAGTCTGGAAGACATGGCCGCATCTATCGGTTTCAGCCAGTTTCACTTTTCGCGTCAGTTCAAGGCGGAGTTTGGGTTGGCACCGTATGCATATGTTTTGCGCAAGCGAATATCGAAGGCCCAGGAGATGCTGAGAAAGGGTAATGCCCCCCTGAAAGTGGTCGCGCTTGACTGCGGTTTTGCAGATCAGAGTCATTTTAGTCGAACTTTTCGAAAAATGACAGGCGCGACCCCCGCCGAATTCCGGCGCATGGCATAATGACCGGAAAACTATTCCTTCCTATCGCTGTCACGCACCAGAGACAAAGAAATGTTGAGCCCGTAACGCTGCAATGAATGTACCAGAAACAGAATTTAAACCACGATTTGCCTTCGAACGCAGGATTTTCTTTGGCGACTGTGACCAGCTGGGAATCGCCTTTACTGGCCGGATTACGAATTTCGCGCTGGAAGCGATCGAGACTTTCTGGGACGATTTGCTTTCAGGCCGGGGCTGGCTTTTTCTACTCACGGAAAGAAACACGGCCATGCCTTTTGTCTCTATGGACCTACAATTCCATGCGCCGGTGAAAGCAGGCGCGAACCTAGCATGCGAGGTCTATGTGGTCCATGTCGGGGAAAGTTCAGTTGGTCTAAAAGTTGTCGGCCGTCAGCATGACTTGATTTGCTTCGAATGCGAAACGAAGTCAGTTTTCCGAGATGCTTCAACATTTGGTAAAGTCAAAATTGAAAGCTCAATTCGGCAGATTTTGCTCGCGGAAGTGGGTTCGGAAAATCAAACAGTGAGCTAGGCCTGTAGGCTTTGGAGACAGCAAAGCCTGTGCAAAACGATCTCATGTAAGGGAACACAAGAAAAAGCCAGAGAAAGGGAAGCCCGGGTGCCGGGCTTGAAAGGATAGAGAGAGGCTCTTCCGGGTCCGGCGTGACAAGGACCCTGACCATGGCCAAGACCACAACCCGCCCGAAACCCGCCACTGCGAAGAAAACCGAAGCCACTGAGTTGTCCGTGCCTGGCGGCGGGACCGACATCCGGATGATCCCGCTCGACCAGTTGGAGCCGAGCCCGCTCAACGTTCGAAAAGTTGCGGCCAGCGCCAGCGACGATGCTGAGCTCCTCGTCAGTATCCGCGAGACCGGAATTAAACAGAATCTGGTGGTTCATGCGCTGTCAGAGACACGTTTTGCAGTCGATGCCGGCGGTCGTCGCCTCAAGGCGCTGAAGCAGCTCGCTGAGGACAGCGTCATCCCCGCCGATCACCCCGTGCCCTGCCTCGTCGATGATAAGCGCAACGCCATCCTTACTTCTGCAACTGAAAACCTCCAGCGCGCGGCGATGCACCCCGCCGACCAGTTCGAGGCTTTTGAGGCGATGATCGCCGAGGGCCGCAGCGAAGACGAGATCGCGCTCAAATTCGGCGTCTCCGTCGACCTGGTGCGCCGCCGCCTCAAACTCGCCCGTGTCGCGCCCGAGATCATCGAGCAGTTCCGCGCGGGTGATCTGACCCTTGAATGCGTGATGGCTTTCACACTGACCGACGACCATGATCGCCAGCTGGCGGTCTGGAACGCAGTGAAGGGCGGCTATCACATCCATCCGCAAAGCATCAAACGCCATCTTACCGAGACCGCCCATTCGGCGAACTCGGCCATCGGGCGCTTTGTCGGCATTGAGGCCTATGAGGCGGCGGGTGGTGTTCTGCTGCGCGATCTCTTCGACGACCGCGCCAGCGCCCATATGGAGAACCCCGAACTCCTAGAGCGTCTCGCCATCGAAAAGCTGCAGGCTGCGGCGAAAACCTTCGAGGGAACGTGGAAATGGGTCGAGGTGCATCTCTCGGTGGATTACGGCGCGTTTCGCAGCTTCGGGCGGGTCTATCCGCAGGACATCGACCCCGATCCGGACCTGCTCACCGAAGAAGAACGTCTCATTGCGCGCGAGGAAGAACTGGCGGCGAAGAATGACGGCGAGGACTGGACGGACGCGGAGACGGAAGAATATTATGCCATCGAGCCGCGCCTGCGCGAGATCGAGGCCCTGCAACGCGAACGGCAGCCTTACGCGGACGAAGATCGTGCCATCGCGGGCGTGGTTCTGACCATCGGTCATGACGGCGCGCTGCGTGTCGAGAAAGGCCTCGTGCGGCCAGAAGATATCCCCGCTGCGGTCGTCCCGAGCGAAAATAGTGCTGACGCGGGTGATGCCCCGTCTCCTGTCCGCCCGAACGTGACGCCGCCAACCTCCTCGACACCGGTGCCCACCTCCGACCCGGCCGCGACCTTGCGCAAGGCGAACGGGATTTCGGCGAGCCTCGCCGACGATCTGCGCGCGACGCGTCAGCATATCCTTCGGGCGCATCTGGCGGCGGATTTCGAGGTGGCGTTCGATGCGATGCTCTACGCGCTCTGCGAGCAGGCTCTGGGGCGGTCCTACAACAACGAGGCGCTCGATATCTCGATCCGGCCCTTCCAGGCGCAGAACCGCGAGGTGCTGCATTCGGATACTGTTGCCCAGAAGATGCTCGAGGCGCTGGAGCAGGGCCTCGCCACCGACTGGATTACGCTGGAGAAGCCCGAAAACTTCCGGGCGATGTCGGCGCTGCCCATTGCCGCCAAGCAGGCGCTTTTCGCCTGGGCGACGGGTCTGGCAGTCAAGCCGCAGCTTTCCTCCGACAATCGCCCCTCCCCGATCATCGAGGAGATCGGCGCGCGTCTTGACGTCGATGTGGCGGCCTGCTGGCGCCCGACTGCTCAGAATTACTGGGGTCGGGTCAACAAGGGGCATGCGGTCGCTACCGCGCGCAAGCTCATTGGCGACGATTACGCCGAAGATCGCAATCGCGAGCGTAAGGGCGATATCGCGGCCGCGATGGAGCGGGCCTTCGCGGAAACGGCCGGCGAGACGGAAGGGTTCGACGCCGCAACGGTTGTCAGGACGACGCGCTGGCTGCCCGACGGGATGGTGTTTGCCGGTGCGGCGGAGGCTGTTGCCGACATGGCAGGCGAAGCGCCGGAGACCGAGGAGGGGGATGTGTCCGCCGAAGATTCTCTGAGCGACGCCGAGAGCGATGAACCGTCGTCCTTGCCCGCCTTCCTCAGCGAGGATGCGGCTTGACGAGCCGCACGCTGACCTGATCACGACATGAGCCTTGGGCCGTCCTCACATCGAGGGCGGCCCTTTCCGGCTGACGGGTTACCAACAGCCGATATCGGATCGGCGGGCCCGTCCCGGAGATATCCCATGACCACCACACTTGACCTCGATCCCGTTAAGGAAGCCGCACTCGTCGCTTCGCAGAATGACGCCTTTCGTCGCTCTATCCTTGGCAATATCCTCGTCACCGATGCCCCGCAGGGCCAGTTCGTGATGACCCGTGGCGTTGCAGCGCTTGGGCCCGATGCCCAGCTTGCTCTCACCCGCAGCGTGGCTTCATTTGACGCGTTCAACGCTGACAGCGACCCGCAAGGATGGCACGAGATGGGCGTCATCGACCTCGACGGCACGAAGGTCTGGTTCAAGATCGACCTGTACGACGTCGACTACACCTATGGCTCGCCTGAGCCCTCCGATCCTGATCAGACGCGCCGGGTCCTGACCCTGCTTCTGCCGTCGGAATACTGACGCCCCTTTTTCACCGACATCGCCACGGATCGCCCTTGCACAAAGGGCGGTCCTTTCGGGCTGGCGGGTTCCAAGGGGCGCGATGATCGTGTCCGGCCTGCCGCAGGAGACCAGAGATGGCCAAGACACTCGACTACCAGATCACCCTCTATCCCGCACATCGCGATGGCGCCTTCGTCGTCACCCAGTTCCAGATGCTGGCGAACTACCCCGAAAAGCGCATCGAGGCCGCGGGCATGGATGATCTGATCGACCAAGTGACGCAGTTCGCGATGGAGCACGGCGAGAGCTGCAGCGCCTCGGTGCGCTGCCTCGCTCCGCGCAAACCGCCGGGGTTCAAGCGCGCGACCGAGAATTTGTATTTCAACCTGGTTGACCGGACGGCTGAGAAACGCGGCGACGCTGCGGCCTGAAGCCCCCCAAAGGAAACCTCCGGGGCGCGGCCTGCAAGACGGTCGCCCTCACCCTCCCTCAATTCCAAAGGACCGAAGATATGACACAAGCAAATGATTTCTACGCGCAGATGCTCGAAGCCCAGAGACGGGCAGCCGAACAGCGGGTCGAGACCCGCGCGGCGCTTCTCACCGAACTGCGCGGCCTCGGCGTGACCGGCCTCGACGTGCAATATGAAGGCTATGGCGATTCCGGCAATGTCGAGGAGGTCGTCGTGACGCCTGACACGATTACCCTGACAGAAGAGCTGCGGCGACGGGTCGAAGATTTCGGCTGGGACTTTGCCTATGCGCTGAGCCCTGGCTTCGAAAACAACGAGGGCGGCTATGGCGAATTGACCTGGGCGCTCGAGACGGACAAGATCGATGTCAGCCACTCGAACCGCTTCATCGAGACCGACACCACAGAACATGAGGGGCTCTGACATGGCACATCCTCTCCACCACGCCGAAAGCTCGGCCCGTAGATTTGGCGGTGTTCCAGATGATTACCAACATGTGCATGACTGGTTTGACTCATCTAAAGAGCACCTAGGTCTCTTTGTTCACAGAGCCCAAAAACATCATACGGTCGGGATTTATGATGCCGAGCGGGTGTTCGGTCGCAGCCTGATCAACAGCGCGGGCCGGGTCGTTCCGATCCGCTGGATCGGCGAGCAGCATGTGCGCGAAGACTGCCAGGGGCGTATCCCGTCACTGGCTGACTGGCTCGGACGCATACAACCCGAACCGTGGATGGCCAATGGCCGGATCGACAACGACCCGACGCAGATCGGCAGCGATCCGCGTGCGGCCTGGGTCCAGGCGGTTGCGGGTCACCAGACCATTCTTGGCTTTGAGGATTGGCTTCTCAAGGTCTCTGTCGAGCACGTCCAGCATCGCCAGAATCGCGCCGCCGCCTGATCCGCCGGGCGGCAAACTCACCAACCATCTGATCCCATCCAGATCGACCCGCCTGCGCCACAACCGGCTTGGCGGGTCGATTGCGTTTCGAGAAAGGACATGGACATGCAAGATCCCGTCTACGAGGAGGTCCACCAGGGCCACACGATCAAGATCTACCACGACCCCGACGCTGAGGACCCACGAGAGTGGTGCAACCTCGGTACGCTGATCTGCTGGCACCGCCGCTATCGGCTGGGTGACAGCCATCAGTACGACAGCCCTGAGGCGTTCCTGCGCGATCTTGCGGGCGTCTCGGATCAGAGCGATCTCTCGATGGATCGTCTGCGGGACCGCGCCG includes:
- a CDS encoding iron-containing alcohol dehydrogenase, coding for MDFNFLSTPRIVCESGGLGRIGSLMQDLSCTRALVVTDPGILACGFADEAAASLRAAGIEVEIFHKVKADPPIAVVEAAVEVARAFGADGIIGLGGGSSLDTAKVIAAAVANDQPITDMIGINQVTDKRLPLIQVPTTAGTGSEVTWVSVLTSESHEKKAVYAPQLLPDVALLDAKLTLGMPRHITAATALDAMVHAIEAVTSRTRKNPISDGMADKALVLLGQNLPIVMETPSDLSAREAMLLGATLAGMAFINASVGAIHALSYPLGTGFKVPHGHANALVAGPVMRFNMPVAEAEYARLSRLLLPSRPFNSDAAAAHGLIDEMERMLVESGLESRLSGVGVTEAAIPGMANEVVTGITRLLETNPRDMTAEDVSRLYQEAL
- a CDS encoding CoA transferase, which encodes MAGSLDGIKVVDLSRVLGGPYCTQMLADHGAEVIKVEPPLGDETRSWGPPFNDELSAYFSGANRNKRSIAIDLQQPEGRDLILRFLQDADVLVHNFKSGTLEKWGLGYDDVLRARFPRLVLCHVTGFGSDGPLGGFPGYDAVVQAMTGLMSINGNPSEGPTRMGTPIVDIGTGLIACNAILAALLERGRSGLGQAIEVPLYDCAISMMHPQAANSLMSGQIPMATGNGHPNIVPYDMFETSNGKLYLAIGNNGQFAKLCDVLGLPEVPCDPRFADNAARLAHRSEMTEVLSECLVQHDAFKLEPVLLKAGIPAGVVRNVNEALEHPHTRHRGMVVSVGTYRGTGVPARLSRTPGAVRAAPPRFGQHSRQLLSEAGLTEAEIDRLTQADIVREEPRMRETT
- a CDS encoding AraC family transcriptional regulator, whose product is MERLLISPDRIPEWIPGTTTLDSSGCNWNGITLKGYRYERQDAAIPPMRDYMIVAYDGAPTTMRRTSGGPWQSARVEKGRISLLTRAEESTWSWSEPITVRHVYLNHSELENTALSVFDRDPKSIEINDWLSAKDPCILNCIQLLENELKNGGIGQRLIIDALRSQIAVHLLRQYAKVSLTSDANSNFSPAQRQRIIDLVESCLGENLSLEDMAASIGFSQFHFSRQFKAEFGLAPYAYVLRKRISKAQEMLRKGNAPLKVVALDCGFADQSHFSRTFRKMTGATPAEFRRMA
- a CDS encoding acyl-CoA thioesterase; translated protein: MNVPETEFKPRFAFERRIFFGDCDQLGIAFTGRITNFALEAIETFWDDLLSGRGWLFLLTERNTAMPFVSMDLQFHAPVKAGANLACEVYVVHVGESSVGLKVVGRQHDLICFECETKSVFRDASTFGKVKIESSIRQILLAEVGSENQTVS
- a CDS encoding ParB/RepB/Spo0J family partition protein gives rise to the protein MAKTTTRPKPATAKKTEATELSVPGGGTDIRMIPLDQLEPSPLNVRKVAASASDDAELLVSIRETGIKQNLVVHALSETRFAVDAGGRRLKALKQLAEDSVIPADHPVPCLVDDKRNAILTSATENLQRAAMHPADQFEAFEAMIAEGRSEDEIALKFGVSVDLVRRRLKLARVAPEIIEQFRAGDLTLECVMAFTLTDDHDRQLAVWNAVKGGYHIHPQSIKRHLTETAHSANSAIGRFVGIEAYEAAGGVLLRDLFDDRASAHMENPELLERLAIEKLQAAAKTFEGTWKWVEVHLSVDYGAFRSFGRVYPQDIDPDPDLLTEEERLIAREEELAAKNDGEDWTDAETEEYYAIEPRLREIEALQRERQPYADEDRAIAGVVLTIGHDGALRVEKGLVRPEDIPAAVVPSENSADAGDAPSPVRPNVTPPTSSTPVPTSDPAATLRKANGISASLADDLRATRQHILRAHLAADFEVAFDAMLYALCEQALGRSYNNEALDISIRPFQAQNREVLHSDTVAQKMLEALEQGLATDWITLEKPENFRAMSALPIAAKQALFAWATGLAVKPQLSSDNRPSPIIEEIGARLDVDVAACWRPTAQNYWGRVNKGHAVATARKLIGDDYAEDRNRERKGDIAAAMERAFAETAGETEGFDAATVVRTTRWLPDGMVFAGAAEAVADMAGEAPETEEGDVSAEDSLSDAESDEPSSLPAFLSEDAA